The sequence CCAGAAGCTCGGAGATAAAGTGCAACAACTGTGGTAAGGCTGGACATATTGCACGTAGTTGTAGAATATCACGTAGCGAATCAAAGACGAGCTCGGCGGAATAAAGAGAAACAATATGGCAGGCTGATTCACTATCTTGGTGACCTGGTTATATCAAGTGCAGAGATTGTCCTGTGGTCGAGAGATCGGAGCGGATCGTTTATATCAGATCAATTCACTTGAAACCCGATGATAAGTGGGAGCCAAATGTGATGAGGAAACGGCAGTTGAATGATGCTGACCTGAAAAAGATCATGCAAGCGAAATTCGTTGGAAAGAGACCATACAAAACTGAAATGACGAAAGAATGTCCTGTAGCTAATTCATATTGGGTACAGTGGAATAGCCTTAGAATCAATGATGGAGTTCCACATCGTGTCATACGCGAAATCACTCGCGTAATTTGATTATAGTTCCTAAATCCAGAATTACATCCGTGTTAGAGGAATACTTAATGGGTCAAGTGGGAGTCATCTTGGAATAACTAAGCCGCTGGAAAAGATTAGGCAGCAGTTTTAGTGGGTAAATTGCAGACATCttagtatatacttatatatatgtatgcacatacatatgagtgTAAGAACATGTAgtgttttattaatataaagaaGCAACAACATTCGCTATTGAAACgtcaaattcaatatttcaaagatATTATGCGTATTCAATATTATACGTAAATGGTTCGGCTTAAACGACTTCTTTCTTCGGCGTCTACTTACAACTTCTTCGGCGACTTCTTTCGACTTGACGACTTCCACTTTAAATGATATTGAGCTTTATAGCAAAAATGATACTAGGTtgatcaataagttttgcggttcgataagaaatacaatattatggtttgaaatgcatttttttattcactatagtctcaccattcggaattcacagagagaacgttggttcgaatatcggagaaaaatcaaaattaaaaaaaaaacatttttctaatagcggtcgcccctcggcaggcaatggcaaacctccgagtgtatttctgccatgaaaaaactcctcataaaaatatctgccgttcggagtcggcttaaaactgtaggtccctccatttgtggaacaacatcaagacgcacaccacaaataggaggaggagctcggccaaacaccaaaaaaaggtgtacgcgccaattatatatatatcttatatataaaataaagtcaattttttgtgtgtgttcgctaaccggccgtgtctttgcaccgaattaaagcaaacttacacacattattaagtaggtattgaagatggtttccgtatagtttggatacctattggtagatagggtctcgagatataggtcaaaacgtggtcccgggtaaccttcggacgtgtatgtacaatatgggtatcaaatggaagctgttggtgaatgctttagttcagagtatttttcatgccgctccgtgactagggtctcgatatagggaccaaaacgtggaacctagaatgtgtttgtacaatatggatatcaaattgaagctgttggtgaatgctttagtacagagtatttttcatgccgcttcgtgactggggtctcgagatataggtcaaaacgtggacccgggtaacctttggttgtgtatgtgcaatatgggtaacaaatgaaagctgttgatacggggtaattttcatacctattgatgactagggtctcgaaatatatgccaaaacgtggacccgccgtatctttgcaccgaattaaaccaaacttacagacattgttaagtaagtattgaaaatgggtttcgtaaagtttggttgtaattcggaacactggcaacgggtacagcgttcttttgaagcagccataatgtcgtttacttttataacgcttggggcggaactgaactgtcaaatttacagtgtgagttacaatgtgtcaatatttctttctgatttggatgccataaggggAAGACGTAAgggcaaagtgtaaaaattttttgtgaatttttttggagtggattttggaacagtgaataattttttacgaaatttgagaatttgaatccgaatgttcaaaagaaattatgtgttcgtggaaaaaaaaatttttttcgttttttttttttgaaaaatataaatggataatggttaaaaaagctccaatgcttaataaaacatataaattgaaacgaaaaattcttggatgatcaggaaaaaagacgattgtttcttagttattcatttgcgttgatttgaaatttaaaaacaatcttctttttgcctgattttcaatttatattttatatttactcaaaaacaaatagaaaaacaaaaaatattgtttatgccaaagcgcttgaataaagaataaagaaataaataatatgaaaaccatatcttttctgttctaaaccatatctattatattttagtgtgcccagcgaagcgggccgggtttgctagtacatatatatagtcTATGAATTCTATCCTTCAAGTGAGAAACTGGAAGGGCTGTAAAATTCACTTCCACAGTTGTTTTGACCtcattatttgatgaaaaacgctatccacgcatgcatttttttaggtctagaaacagatggaagtcactaagggccaaatctggtgaatacggtggaagCTCCAACAATTCGTATTTTAATTCATGCACTTTAGTCATTGTTAAAATTCTCTTGTGATACGGTGCATTGccgtaatgaaaaataatttttgtcttttgcaaactggttatttttttcacgaattttttacttcagttggtctaaaagattacaataatattcagaatttattgtttaccAGTTTGGAAATAATGCACAAAccaaattcctttcgcatccacAAAAATTGAcactaacaccttcttggccgatttctggacatgAACTCGTTTAGGAgtcgaagaaccaggttcatacCACTTTTAGCCTTCTATTTTGacttaggatcatggtgatagacccaagtctcatccataatgatgaatcgacgcacaagatccactttattttttcgaaaacgctcaaaatgttgctgagaatgTCGCATTCAAAcatgtttttgttccatttttagcgaatgcggcactcattgtgcacacagctttctgaaacccaatacttcattCAATATTCTCTTTACATTGCCCAATGAGATgtctagggcttctactaaatctctttcagtcacttgaccactttccaatacgatttcctatattttttctacgatttctgctgttgttgctatatGGGCGTCCTCGACTGGGATCGTCTTCAAgacttgtacgaccacgtttaaatttagcaccccatatttctattatagtaaTTGAGCgcaaaaagtccttatacattttcaacattcctttataattttttttacttttaaacctttcaaaaataaaaattcaatcacttcaCGATACCTGATTTTTCCATTCTAGAAAATATTGACTCGTCGGTACTAAATGGTTTTCtgattgacagattgaaatgaaacttcacatacgttcatatgaagagagTACCATTAtaacaaaatgtatttatagcAATGccttctcttatcgaaccgcaaaacttattgaacaacctggtaTGTATCACAAAgggtaaatttgtttgttaccACTCTTTTGACATAATAGTCAGGAATGTCAGATTTCGATTAAATCATACTTCGATTATTTGAAAGTGGCTCATGCAGAACGTCCATATTATCTATGACGTCCATTAAGAGAATATCGATGTTTCGGTAGAattactatatacatacatatgtcgatgTATTATTATTACACATTAACTTTTTAGTTATTATAATTGGTTAAATGGCTTTCAAATTCTTGGCAAAGCAtggaaaaacatgtttttatacTCCGTTAAACGTGTGTTTATTTTCAAACATAAGTGGGGTAGAAATGTCGTACACAATATACGGTGAAAATAATCGAAAAGCTTCCCCGCTGATAATTATGCACGGCCTTCTTGGTTCACAAAGAAATTGGAAAAGTGTTGCTCGTGCCTTAGAAAATAAGGTGGATAGAATGGTAAGATTGATATGTACAGACAGATGAAACGTTTACCAAAGTGTGACCATGTTGCGCAATCGCTTCCGGAGTTATTGGTAACAAGGAAATTACGAGTGTTAGGTCATTacaaaaaatgggaaaattTCCATATGGTGCcccatgaattaaaaaaaaggaatgtaAGGGGGGTAAAGGGGGTATTTTACTTACTAAAAGTGAAAACCTCACCTGGCGCGgggttatagtttttaagttatttgatttcaaaatatgtaaaattgaccaagaatACTCCCATTTTGATTATTTCAACAAGCAGAAGTGAAATCGctcgatttttaattccaaattttcactattattaatatttgatatgcttgtttatacatacatatacagtgggCAGCAAAACTGAGTACATGTTCGAAGACTTTGCACAAAAATGCCCACAGAATGAAAACGATCAAAGcaaatgaaacaattttgtttttctttattcaataacaaataattatcaaaatttcataattaaacaaaaaaaagaatattccataaaccgtacaaaaataaaaaaatgaatggtaCTCGTATGTACTCAGTTTTGCACTTTTTGAAAGTGCAATTTTGTTGGCTTTTTTTAATACTTGGTCCATAgagctttattttttatgactgAAAGAATACGTCTAGGCATACTTTCTACCAAATTATGCAAAATGTCGTGGGGAATTTGCTTTCATTCATAGTTTATTATTTGCCATAACATGTCGAGGTTAGTGGGAGGAGTATCATAGTGTCCCAACCGTCGCTTGACTATTGACCACAAGTTCTCAATCGGATTGAGGTCGGGACTTTGTGGGGGCCACTCCATCGACTTAAAACTTTGAGTCGTAAGCCATTCCTTAACACCTTTGCTGTATGCTTGGGATCTCCGTCCTGCTGAAATGTAAGTTCAGCTGACTGATGTGCACATACGTTCACAAAGCTGGTAAGATGGGTTTGAAGAATACTCAGGTAGTCCTCCTTTTTCATTATGCCATCTATTTTTACTAAGGGACCAAGCTTCCACCACGTAAAGCAACCCCACGCCATAACATTGCCACCTCCGTGATTTGAAGGGCTCTCCTTGTTGTCCATCGACTAACATATTTGCCAATAGCAGCCGCAGCATCTTTTGGGTTGTGACTATGAGCCTTGTGTCACCATCTTTTAAAAGTCGTGGGCGTCCACCAGAATTTTTTAGAGGCAACTCCACACCTTTTCTGCACTCTTATTACCACCGACTGAATAATATTTAAAGCCTTTGCAATTTTTCGAGGCGAAGAGCCTTGTTCTGTTGATTATTCACTTGATATTATTCCCAACgtcaaaaggaatttttttcatttttgttaaattttaggaaCACTTCAAATATTAATGCAATTGATTGCACTGATCTCACCGaaagactaaaataaaataaattacacatttctttctttttgggaTGATTTTGCTGCTTGATAACTGCAAATCATGATGCATTCGGCGATAACATagctaaaaatagaaatatgcaAAACTGAGTGCATGCGAGttgttttccattttctttttcatcattcttttgattttttatttctctttcacTGAAATGTATTCTGAATTGAtacagcaaaattaaaaaaaaaattgtttcatttgCTTTGATCGTTTTCATTCTGTAGGCCTTTTTGTACAAAGTCTTCGAACATGTACTCAGTTTTGCTCCCcactgtacatatatgtatatgttttatttaaaaagagagctccgcgattttttattccaaattttaactgtattattattatttgatatatatgtacctatatacatatattatatatgttttattcaacaaaaaaaaaaaacgctgatggtaaaaattcggaataaaaatcgcgcaattattaatatttgatacatatacatatatatataagttatattaaaaaaagcgtTACAGGCGAAAATCATCTTGTTATTATAATAGAAGAGTGtatggaaattatgttcctAAGTTGCCTCGTTTTAATTCGCGTTCACATTGTTTTCtttgcttctggcagcactccatTTTAGCAAGGTTTTTAGTTATTGTTAATTTGGCTGGCATATTTGGAGTTtgcaacttaaaaatgcaatttaaattgttaatttatggtaTATGAACGGTGATTCGTGGAAATAAAATCAGCAGGTTTGTCTATCGGGATAATTATGGGAAGGTCTGATTTTGATTAGGTCgacatgtttttttaaatgaacattTTATTGCAACTCTGCTATTAGAAGTTTGGCATTTACTTATCCGCGTACTTCGAATTATTCGagtctttaaggggttatacgcagttatgaagtaaataaaagacgggttgtcaaggatttatcctgaagaaacttcagaatattttaatttgaaaatttttggcggttataaaagcatccttcaagaacgtaacaaaattttttatttatgaaaatgttgattatagagcgcgctgcaggcaatttctggaacctcctttaaaaaaagacgtttacggtgtacatcttaactcaggattggattatctgaaatcaaaaaaccaaacaaattttgttaatatattagattatctagtaattaatcgttcggctaatcaaaatagtgaattttcacaaaatggcagcttttaaaagaaatgatttcgatttttacgttaaaatttggccgtaaattgattataaaatggaaaataagtatcagatttacaaaaggaacgattaattactagaaaatgtatctttaaagattgagttaaaacggttgaccgatcaaacaagccgttttcgagatatcgtgtacaccgacttgaaaaatgccgttttgaaaaaaacacgttttgagtttcaatacctaccttaaaacgtgccgaggcatctctacatatttaggtataactccgaaagtattgcttagatctacttcaaatttcgtgcgtatacttttgaatatatgtacattacaaaaatccaataaaaaatcgatttttttgaaagtcataactgcgtataaccccttaaatatacctatttcttttttaaaagctCATGATTGAATGAAAATATGGCATAATGTAGATATTGTTTCgacagtatttttaaaccttaagTGCTTAGATCtcctttttttttacagatattCACCGTAGATGCCAGAAATCATGGCGACAGTCCTCACACGCCTGAACACAGTTCAGCGCATATGGCTGTAGATATtatcaaattaatgaaaaataaaggaATTGCGAAGACATGTCTGATGGGGCATAGTATGGGAGGCAGAGCGATGATGCACTTAACTCTAAAACATGTTAGTATTCTAGACTTTCAATGTAGGAATTCCAGGGACATATAGTACATGCGTTTCTTTTATATTACTTCACAGCCTGACTTGGTGGAGAAAGCAATTATTATAGATATATCTCCTATATCAGTACCACGAGATTTTGATCAAATGGAAAGAACATTCCAAGCCATGGAAAGCATTGATATACCTGTGAAGCATTCTTTGAGTCAAGGGAGAAAAATAgctgaaaatcaaataaaagacgCGGTTCGAAATCAAGCTACTGTTGATTTTATattaatgaatttgaaaaaacgAGACAATGGAGAGTATGTATAATGCaacacaaaaaccatttaaattatattttagttattaattttcctttaacaacttgtattttttatatattgggtgttttttagctgcatgagaactatcgataactATGCTGAGGATGCCAAATTGTGTGGGTAATTCTGTtaagtaaggtttggcaagtcatcatgtatcgtttaatgccagaacaacgcttaaaattgtggaaatttactttatcTTCGTGAAGTTCATAGAGTAGGTACTTCGTCCATTTTAGGTGTGGCTGACACGCTGCCATCTCCATCGGTCCTTATTTTGAAATGAGAAAGGGCTTCGGTACGgggaatggcgagcgctatcgagccatgttaACCGAATTTTTGGAAGACGACGGAACTTACAATACAACGTGCTTGACAACCGatttattggactgatcgaaaaAGGCATTTAATTCGTAGCCGGGGCGGACATATGTCGGATAtcattatcaaaaaataaatgccatgaaattatcccccagattataattaaataaaatcattccaacaatatttctgttttttattatcattttaagttttcaagctttttaaaaaacacccaatatcgaattatatatgtatatatataattggcgcgtacaccatttttaggtgtttggccgagctcctcctcctatttgtggggtgcgtcttgatgttgttccacaaatggagggacctacagtttcaagccgactctgaacggcagatatttttatgaggagctttttaatggcagaaatacattcggaggtttgccaatgcctgtCGCGGgtgttttgatgtttcaccgagattcgaaccgacgttctctctgtaaattccgaatggtagtcacgcaccaacccattcggttacggcggccgccagtatCGAATTAGGTGTCACCATTATGCACACCGTGCAGGGAAAATATGAATGTCCTGTATATACCATAAAAACTTTTACGTGGCGCTTCTCATTGTGATTGTGAACTTTTGTTCGATTCTGCTTAAATTGCTCTTGCAAAAAAAGAGATTTGGAAACTCGAATCGAGTCCAGTCGGTTATTAATTAAGACtgctctttttttgtttgatatattGAAGTAATCGGTGACATAGAGAAATACGGAATGATGTTTAGGCTAAAATTAAAAGGGCATTAGTCAAAGTCATTCGAATATCATAATGAAAATGTAGACCAATCAAAAGGATTAGTAGAAATGGAAACCATGAATAGCTGCATTACTTTAGAGAAGTTTCACCTGCTATGGTTACTTTCTTTTCATTAGGCAATAACAAATAAGGACAATTTAACTTTAGCAATATATGATATAAGGGAAACCTAAGATTTTTGaggaaataatgcaaaaaatcataataataatataatatgtaaattttcataataaattaataaacaaagacGCAAACATTTGATAGTGACACGTACTATACGAGTTAGTAGCCTGTTTACTGTATTGTCCTCGAACCTGAGACTAGTAACCACTCAAAAgtttattgtaaatataaaaaatcagaaaatttaacttattattgGCCTTTCGAGAAAAACCTTATTTATTcatgatttattttaatttgtattctaACGAGATTActtgtttattcatatatttatttttcagatttcaTTGGATTCCAAATGTTTACACCCTTCACAAGAATTTGAGATTATTTGATGATTTTCTGAGTCATGTGAAAAATGTGCCTCCTTTCGAAGGAGAAGTGATGTTCATCTGCGGAAATCAGTCGAATTTTGTTGAGTAAaggaatatatataattattggtttatatatttatttatatatatttatttttctttcagccCAAAGAGTTGgccgcaaattaaaaaaatttttcctaaTGCGGAGCTACATTGGCTTGATGCGGGTCATTTAGTACATTTCGATCagcctgaaaaatttaaaaatttggttgTACAATTCTTAAATcgctaaaaaattgtttcgccAGATTATAAATTGTATGCTAAAATAATAAGTATaaattgtaatacattttattcttATATGGAAACTCTtatgtatacctacatatatgtacatacatatgtatacgcgTATATATATTGCATATTTGTCGGTTGGGTCAAGACCGAATCCCCCCATGCAGGTATGCCGGTGtgtgaaatgaaatattgaaatgGATGTCCAATGTAGAATGTGTACAGTTTAATCCTAGATTATCAAACTCAAATCTGTGTTACTCTGTTTCTAATCACTCGTCTCACAgactacaaattaaaaacaactatatttttatatttccgtGCAATGtgcggagaatacggcggggGCTGATGGACATCCCATTCGAGCACTTGgaatgcggctttgacgacttgtgtaaCTGGGGCCTGccattgtcgtgaaggagtatgggcAATAGCTGGGGGCaagtagctgggcaatgtagagctccttgttgaccgtgttATTCTTTTCGAGCACTTCCCAGTTCACCATGCTCTCCCAGTCCagccaaacacatatcatgatcttctttggatgaagatcgggcttgactctcggcttaggcgtatctcctggagccacccaagAAGGGagttctttgcttcatattgatgtataggcaccatttctcatctcccgtgacgattcggcacaaaaagcgctgttcaTGACCACGTTTTGCTCGATGgcaggcgagatgctgagaagcaatttgaaggcgactttcttttttttcgttgagctcgtgaggcatccagaatcccaatttttcggtaaatcctattgaatgaaagtgattgagaatcgttttatggtcgcagttaattttttccgccaaaaGGTCTTCCGCTGCGGTACGTGTCACCTAAGTCAAAGACGCCAtcgttttgtagagcagaaaaagttgtatcgaatgaatacttagcTTTTGCTAAAgagctatgaacttattccccaacccaatactaTATTTATTTGTGAGGTGACGGGAATACGTGGAATTTGCTAAACTTAATGTGTAGTTTATTTGATTTgtgataaatatatatatatatataaagggttttccaataacaggtgttattttgaatggcctatcgctatcgagagatgattaacaattttttatggccggaatctggacaacgtttatggtattttcaacaagacggcgctacgtgcgacataagcaacgaaaccattgatcttttacgggaaaagtttccggaccgtgttatctcacgaaaaggtgatcacaattggccaccgagatcttgtgatttaacaccttgtgacttttttctttgggggcacgtgaaagaaaaggtctacgccaacagctcaagacctcaaagatgggattcgtgaggctatcaaggacatagggcagccactttgcaattcggttatggaaaatttcatgaaaaggatattgtcctgcaaGCGCGGTCGTGGTtgtaatttgcctgatgttattttccactattaacggcataccttcctttttataatgaaataaacatccgatcatttatattaaaaaataacatttttctttgaatatcaaaataacagctCTTATTGGAATCCCCtttatataactggcgcgtacaccctttttgggtgtttggctgagctcctcctatttgtggtgtgcgttttgatgttgtttcacaaatggaggaacctacagtttcaagccgagtcCGAACGAGAAGCAAAAGTAATATAACTGTgttaaatgtatattatttttagatttataatataatatgactgaaatatttttgttctttaCCTCTGTTTAGCCTACAGTTCAAAACGTTCCTTACATACTATATTTTTGTCATTATTATGTAAAATCATATGCAGTAATtaacaataaatccacaaaattaatctacccattCTCATTTGGCAGATTAAatccaaaattgacaatcagctgtcaatactgctttgaaaggtttttcttcatagaaattgctttggcggaatattttggagtttttgttttgttttattattattaacgatatgcagagaagacaaggagaaggaataacCAATTTAATCGCGCAATAAAcagaggaaatccgtaaacgacgtttactcatatttcaaaaagttatgGTAGCAAcaaccattcgaaattcgatattacattttataataagtaattagaggacacacgtttttttctgttttatgaatgcataattaataacacctaataaacattttattagaattatgtctacacaCTTGCTTGCTTTGCCGagatccattttatttagtttttacatcgtcgtttctctttacattcataaaaataatgatctattatacagaaaacacag comes from Anastrepha ludens isolate Willacy chromosome 3, idAnaLude1.1, whole genome shotgun sequence and encodes:
- the LOC128858601 gene encoding protein ABHD11 isoform X2; protein product: MAFKFLAKHGKTCFYTPLNVCLFSNISGVEMSYTIYGENNRKASPLIIMHGLLGSQRNWKSVARALENKVDRMIFTVDARNHGDSPHTPEHSSAHMAVDIIKLMKNKGIAKTCLMGHSMGGRAMMHLTLKHPDLVEKAIIIDISPISVPRDFDQMERTFQAMESIDIPVKHSLSQGRKIAENQIKDAVRNQATVDFILMNLKKRDNGEFHWIPNVYTLHKNLRLFDDFLSHVKNVPPFEGEVMFICGNQSNFVDPKSWPQIKKIFPNAELHWLDAGHLVHFDQPEKFKNLVVQFLNR
- the LOC128858601 gene encoding protein ABHD11 isoform X1 → MAFKFLAKHGKTCFYTPLNVCLFSNISGVEMSYTIYGENNRKASPLIIMHGLLGSQRNWKSVARALENKVDRMIFTVDARNHGDSPHTPEHSSAHMAVDIIKLMKNKGIAKTCLMGHSMGGRAMMHLTLKHPDLVEKAIIIDISPISVPRDFDQMERTFQAMESIDIPVKHSLSQGRKIAENQIKDAVRNQATVDFILMNLKKRDNGDCMRTIDNYAEDAKLCGFHWIPNVYTLHKNLRLFDDFLSHVKNVPPFEGEVMFICGNQSNFVDPKSWPQIKKIFPNAELHWLDAGHLVHFDQPEKFKNLVVQFLNR